The Plasmodium berghei ANKA genome assembly, chromosome: 8 genome has a segment encoding these proteins:
- a CDS encoding fam-a protein produces the protein MNKFYIKIFFFLISIFVYVNNTSFATELDSPDDSLEHSLKMGIFMKNNNLITEPASDIDFLVKSNISQIDLIKTISSYITQDKDYLDNLIPNKEYLDYITQDKDYLDNLIPNKEYLDYITQDKDYLDNLIPNKEYLDYINQDKDYLDNLIPNKDAQEFENHENRDLLSCTDYEEAKKASEIMCDCNQIVKMLYEPKDLYGFGSNDSKVLFIPRIVLKHNSNLVLIQKYSVTPFHKYNFGLFTIAEESNTTFFANTSININDETSANKKKGKKGVNLLNDHIDFDDIIRQIVLKNMFANFFGFIITKEYDHVGVTYVESNRHDKSYPKNYDKIKRRAQNMLNLMNILLYGFKG, from the exons atgaataaattttatattaaaatttttttttttcttataagCATCTTCGTATATGTGAATAATACATCCTTTGCAACTGAGCTTGATTCACCCGATGATTCTTTAGAACATTCTTTAAAGATGggaatatttatgaaaaataataatcttATAACGGAACCAGCTTCAGACATAGATTTTCTAGTCAAATCAAATATATCCCAAATTGATTTGATAAAAACT ATATCTAGCTACATTACTCAAGACAAAGACTATTTAGATAATCTTATTCCAAACAAAGAATATCTAGACTACATTACTCAAGACAAAGACTATTTAGATAATCTTATTCCAAACAAAGAATATCTAGACTACATTACTCAAGACAAAGACTATTTAGATAATCTTATTCCAAACAAAGAATATCTAGACTACATTAATCAAGACAAAGACTATTTAGATAATCTTATTCCAAATAAAGATGCTCAAG AGTTTGAAAATCATGAAAATCGAGACTTACTATCGTGTACTGATTATGAAGAAGCTAAAAAAGCATCAGAAATTATGTGCGAT TGTAATcaaatagtaaaaatgttatatgaACCCAAGGATTTATATGGTTTCGGTTCCAATGATAGTAAag ttttatttataccaAGAATTGTCCTCAAACACAATTCAAATTTGGTACtgatacaaaaatatagcGTCACACCATtccataaatataattttgggTTATTTACAATAGCTGAA GAATCGAATACAACATTTTTTGCCAATACAtcgataaatataaatgacgAAACCAGTgccaataaaaaaaagggcAAAAAAGGTGTAAACTTGCTCAATGATCATATTGATTTTGACGATATTATTAGACAGatagtattaaaaaatatgtttgcTAATTTTTTCGGATTTATTATCACAAAAGAATACGATCACGTTGGTGTTACCTATGTCGAATCC AACCGACATGATAAATCCTAtccaaaaaattatgataagATAAAACGTAGAGCacaaaatatgttaaattTAATGAACATATTGCTATATGGATTTAAAGGTTAA
- a CDS encoding BIR protein: MNKDVCSNFLYLTTNLKYDSSNKNYQIINGDHLKKHCDNENCGSDLEKISAGCLYFFNEFFGSSSVFESVAKNNINIVDYIIIWLSYMLNLKENEGSESLTYFNNIYINNDKYKNSITYIKDYNNYKDLIDKNHDLTKVDIKDISKFYDAFKTLCEMYTAFDEDTSNCTKCSEKANQFVQKYKELNNNKGSSYNKILSTLSTDYNNLKNKCSNIASFPEINTSTNIEKSPEQASVQNSAQTSEVTSLSSSIGNKLIPVLSIFGAIAFFLGIGYKYSLFKSRKRSRKQHLRERPKK; encoded by the exons ATGAATAAGGATGTg TGTAGTAACTTCCTTTATCTAACGAcgaatttaaaatatgattcgagtaataaaaactatcaaattattaatgGTGATCATTTGAAAAAGCATTGTGATAACGAAAATTGTGGGAGTGATCTCGAAAAAATTAGTGCTggatgtttatatttttttaatgaattcTTTGGGAGTTCTTCTGTGTTTGAGTCGGttgcaaaaaataacatcAATATTGTTGATTACATTATAATATGGTTAAGTTATATGTTAAACCTAAAGGAAAATGAAGGAAGCGAAAGTCTAacttattttaataatatatatataaataatgataagtATAAAAATTCTATAACTTATATTAAggattataataattataaggATCTTATAGATAAAAATCATGATTTGACGAAAGTGGATATTAAAGATATatctaaattttatgatgCATTTAAAACATTATGTGAAATGTATACTGCATTTGATGAGGACACGTCAAATTGCACAAAATGTTCGGAAAAAGCTAATCAATTtgttcaaaaatataaagaacttaataataataaaggcAGTTcctataataaaatattgtcTACATTATCAActgattataataatttaaaaaataaatgtagcAATATTGCATCTTTTCCAGAGATAAACACATCAacaaatattgaaaaaagtCCTGAACAAGCTTCTGTACAAAATTCTGCACAAACATCTGAAGTTACATCATTAAGTTCGTCGATAGGAAACAAATTAATTCCAGTTTTATCGATATTTGGTGCAatagcattttttttaggaaTTGGATATaag tattcattatttaagtCTCGAAAACGATCTCGAAAACAGCATTTAAGAGAAAGgccaaaaaaataa
- a CDS encoding BIR protein has product MDDALCQNFDVLMKYLPAELGGTANFEFKQITNFDKYCPNGDCNTNLEKITIGFLWLLEQCFSTPINKNHNENNTNAYFIYVVLWLSYKLNQITGQNFTKINDFYTNQVNNSGKYSKFISDSNRYTNIKEFIEKQKDLLNINIEDLSKFYDASKLICSMYGNYAMNNNNKLSNNATSFVNTYTELNNNYNTKGTAYSQILSALSTDYNNLKNKCSNIPTLSEINTSKNTVETSDQSPEQSVQILEHISEVTSSSSSIGNKLFTVLSIFGAIAFFLGISYKYSLFGRRKRSQKQYLREKIKNIKKRMNH; this is encoded by the exons ATGGATGATGCTCTA TGTCAAAACTTTGATGTTTTGATGAAGTATTTACCTGCTGAATTAGGCGGAACCGCaaattttgaatttaaacaaattacAAATTTCGATAAGTACTGCCCTAATGGAGACTGCAATACTAATCTcgaaaaaattacaattgGATTTTTATGGTTACTTGAACAATGTTTTTCTACAcccataaataaaaatcataatgaaaacaatactaatgcatattttatatatgttgtATTATGGTTAAGTTACAaattaaatcaaataaCAGGCCAAAATTTCACTAAAATAAACGATTTTTATACTAATCAAGTAAATAATAGTGGTAAATATAGTAAATTTATAAGTGATTCCAATagatatacaaatattaagGAATTCATAGAGAAACAAAAAGATTTGTtgaatattaatattgaagatctttctaaattttatgatgCATCCAAATTAATATGTAGTATGTATGGTAATTATGcaatgaataataataacaaactGTCAAATAATGCTACTAGTTTTGTTAACACATATACAGAGCTTAACAATAACTATAATACTAAAGGTACCGCATATAGTCAAATACTGTCTGCCTTATCAActgattataataatttaaaaaataaatgtagcAATATTCCAACCCTTTCAGAGATAAACACATCAAAAAATACTGTAGAAACTTCTGATCAAAGTCCTGAACAAAGTGTACAAATATTAGAACATATTTCTGAAGTTACATCATCAAGTTCGTCGATAggaaacaaattatttacagTTTTATCGATATTTGGTGCAatagcattttttttaggaaTTTCTTATaag tattcGTTATTTGGACGTCGGAAACGATCtcaaaaacaatatttaagagaaaaaataaaaaatataaagaagagaatgaatcattaa
- a CDS encoding BIR protein, translating into MNKEVCESFLNVWEVFPDKLTKNNGYHEINDGNFLNSYCGSYSCDTDLKKIDAGFFYLVNKFFGASGVFKNNAKSNINAVEYIIIWLSHMLNLKDKQGNILTNFYKVYINNQDKYKNTINGVEGCSNYDDLIYKKNELMKITNEKLSKFYAPFKSLCEMYSIFGDDNKNCTKCLEKAKEFVEKYKELSEDYSITNDSSCNKILCTLSNDYDNFKKKCKDSSSFPTIDKPNITPKCPEQTSEQNSKQIHVNISTKNSEQNLSYAVTSEDAPLSSSIGNKLLTVLSIFGAIAFLLGISYKYSLFGFRKRDKKQYLREKIKKVKKKMNH; encoded by the exons ATGAATAAGGAAGTG TGTGAAAGCTTTCTGAATGTATGGGAGGTTTTTCCCGATAAATTGACCAAAAATAATGGATATCATGAAATTAATGATggtaattttttaaatagttATTGTGGTAGTTATAGTTGTGATACTGAtctcaaaaaaattgatgccggatttttttatttggttAATAAATTCTTTGGGGCTTCTGGTGTGTTTAAGAATAATGCAAAAAGCAATATCAATGCTGTTGAATACATTATCATATGGTTAAGTCATATGTTAAACCTAAAGGATAAACAAGGAAAcattttaacaaatttttataaagtatatattaataatcaagataagtataaaaatactatAAATGGTGTTGAAGGTTGTAGTAATTATGATGatcttatatataaaaaaaatgaattgaTGAAAATTACTAATGAAAAATTGTCTAAATTTTATGCTCCATTTAAATCATTATGTGAAATGTATTCTATATTTGGTGACgacaataaaaattgcaCAAAATGTTTGGAAAAAGCTAAAGAATTtgttgaaaaatataaagaactTAGTGAAGATTATAGTATTACTAATGATAGTTCctgtaataaaatattgtgTACTTTATCAAATgattatgataattttaaaaagaaatgcAAAGACAGTTCATCCTTTCCAACTATAGACAAACCAAATATTACTCCAAAATGTCCTGAACAAACTTCTGAACAAAATTCTAAACAAATTCatgtaaatatttctaCAAAAAATTCTGAACAAAATTTAAGTTATGCAGTAACTTCTGAAGATGCACCATTAAGTTCGTCAATAGGAAACAAATTACTTACAGTTTTATCGATATTTGGTGCAATAGCATTTCTTTTAGGAATTTCTTATaag tattcGTTATTTGGATTTCGGAAACGagataaaaaacaatatttaagagaaaaaattaaaaaggtaaagaagaaaatgaatcattaa